A region of the Halosolutus amylolyticus genome:
TTCTCGACGATCCGATCGGCGATCCGATCGGCCTGGGCGGTCTCGGCCCCGCCGACCGACGAGTCGTACGGCGTCACCAGCGACGGCACGTAGGAGAAGACGAACGCGACCGCGAGGATGAAGACGCCGATCCCGACGGCGAAGTCCTGCGTCGTCTGTCCGCGGTCCGACAGCGATATCGAGACCGTCCGCGGTCGACTGCGTCGCGTCCGGGATCCGGGGCTGTTTCTGCTGGTCATGTTAGGCCACGAGCGTCCAGCCGACGAGTGCGATCGTCGAGAGGATAATCACGTACTTGAGCCCGCTCAACAGGTCCGCGTCCCGGATGTAGCCGCTGATGAACCCGGAGATGATCGCCTGGAGCGTGACGGCGTGGAAGAACAACATCGACAGCATGTCGACGTCGATGTTCTCGCTGAGGTTGGCGTCCGCGAGTCCACCGCCGGCACCCCCTGCGTCGACGTCCGCACTGCCGCCTTCGAGCCCGGCCATCGTATCGATGAACTGCGTCTTGAGGATCGTGATGACCGCGAGCACCGTCATGAACGTCATGATGATGATCACGACCTGCATCCGCGTTCGGGACTTGCGTTCCCGCTCGATGTCGTCGTGGTTCTCGCTGGCGCGGGCGGCCGTCCGGAGCACGTCCGAGATCTGGTTGGACGCCTCCTGTGCCTCCGTGATCAGCCGCGTCGTTCTGGCCAGTCGCGGGATGTGGTACTTGTTGTTGAACTCGATGAGCGACTGCTTCAGGCTCATCCCGTAGTTGACCTTCGTGTGCATCATCTCGAACTCGCGGGCCAGTTTCCCGCTCGTGGTGTCCGCGACGGACTTGAGCGACTCGAGCAACGTGAGCCCGGTGTCGTTCGCACTCGAGAGTTTCCGGAGGTCTTCGGAGAGTTTGTTCACGACGGCGTTGCGGTGGCGAACGTTCCACTCCCGAAAGATCGACAGCGGGACCGCCATGATGTACAGCGGGACGTAGACGTAGATGAACGTCCCCCAGATCGGGTTGGACACCATGTCGTTCCACGAGGTCGGCGCGGACCCGGAGACCATCGCCGTCACGACGATCACCGTCGCGGTCGGAACGGTCAACAGGAGCGTCAACAGCGGGTTGTCACGGAAGAAGATGTGCGGCCGCTTGAGGACGCTCACGGTCTCGTGAGTGCCCTCGCGGTTCTTGATGCGATCGAAGACGCTGTACTCGCCGGTGAACTGTTCGACGAGACCGAGGTTGAGCAGTCCCCGGTCGGTGGCGCTCTCGACCCGTCGATCGCCGCTCCCGAGCGTGAGGTAGCCGTCGCCGGGTTCGTCGTGTTTGACCGTCGAGACGAGGACGATGAACCCGACGCCCGTCAGCGGGATCAGCCCGTAGACGGTCATGTACAGCATCTGGTCGGTCACGTCCGCGCCCGGGATCATCTGCATGATGACCATGATGATGATCAGGAGAAGCGGGAACAGCGACAGCGTCATGTACATCTCGCCGAACAGTTCGAGCGTCTCGAGGGTTAGCTCCTGCTCCTGTTTGGCGGTCCGCATGTGCTTTTCTTTCTTGTCCTCGAGGAAGCTCTCCATGTCCCCACCGCTGTTGACGATCGAGAGCATGTCGGTCAGGAACTGCGAGAGTTCGTCGCTCGGCGTCTCGATCGCCTGTTTGCGTATCGCCGTCCGGTAATCGACGTCGAAGTACTCCGTCTCCTTGACGATGCTCTGGAACTCCTTTGCGACCTCGCCGTAGGTATCGTCGGCCTGGGCCATCGCCTCGATGATCTCCAGTTGGTTCAGACCGCCGACCGACAGCGCGTACATGAACGAGACGGAGTCGGTCAGGAGCATGTTGATCTCGCGCTTGCGGGCCGAGGCACGCGAGTAGGGAACCGCGACCAGCGATCCGAAACCGAGTGCGAACCCGATCGTTCCGAAGAACAGGCCCGTGAACAGGACGAGCGCCGGAACACGGAGCATTTCGATGAGTTCGAGGACCGTCTGGCTCCCGACCGGAATGCCGAGGATCTCGTCGACCTGGACGATCCCGGTGGCGAACAGCCCGTAGCCGAGCATCAACCCGATCAGCCACAGACCGAGCCCCGCGATGAACCCGATCCCCAGCGCACGCGAGAGGTAGAGTTCGACGGTATCGGTCATCCGCGCCTGCGCGAGTTTCTTCTCCAGGTCGGAGACGAACTCGCTCTCCTCGCCGAACAGCCGATCGTACAGCGGATAGAATCGCTCGCCGAGTGCGTCGGATCCCGTCGAGACGCCGGTCCCCCCGCTATCGTCGGTTTGCAGGCTCATGTGTCGCTCTCCTCGTCACCGCCACCGAAGATGCCGTCCTCGCTTTCCTCGTTCGCCTCCTCGCCCTTGAAGATCGAGTCGTCGTCCGCGTCGTCGAACAGTGATCCGCCGCCGTCCGAGTCGCCGTCTTCGTCCGCGTCGTCGGCGAACGGTGACCCATCGTCGGTGTCGTCGAACAGTGATCCACCGTCGTCTCCGTCGTCCGCGTCGTCGCTGAAGATCGACTCCGAGTCCTCACCGAATATCGACCCGTCTTCGGCGGCGTCTCCCTCGTCGGCGGCATCGGTACCGTCTACAGACCCGGACGCGTCCGCGGTCGACTCGGCCGACCGATCGGCCACTGGATCCGTTTCGGTGTCCGCACCGGACACTCCGTCGCCGCTCGCGTCCTCGCCGTCCGTCGACGGCGGATCGGACGATTCGGCGCCCGGCGGTGCGGCGTCGGTCCCGGCGGAGTCGTCGCTCGTCGGATCGTCCGTCTCCGTTCCGTCGCCGAGTTCGATCGTCGGGGGCGTCGCGTCGTCCCCGGTCGGGTCGTCGTCCGTCGCCGAAGTCGCGTCGGTGACGTCATCGGGTGCCGTCGCGTCCGGTTCCTCGTGATCGATCGCCGATCTCCCAGCCGTCTCGCCGCGGTCGGCCGACCCGGTGTCGGCCCCTGACGGGGCGTCCGGTTCGGTCGCGTCGGTGCCCACATCGGGGGCCTCCGACTCGAGTTGGTCGCTAAAATCCGTATTCGACGGTTCGTCCTCGGCGCTCGGATCGAAGATCGAGTCGAGATCGTCGTCCGGAAACATCGCGTCGAACCCGGACGTATCGGGCTCCGTGTCGGTGCCGGTGGTCGCCGCGGGCGCGTCGCCTCCGGAGTCGTCCTCCATCCGATCGAGCGTTTCGCCCATGTCGTCGAACAGCCCGCCGAGATCACCCTCTTCGGCGTCGTCGGAGGGTCGGACCTCCGGTTCGTCCCGATCGACCGTGTCCGGGAGCGTCACGGATTCGTCGGTGGTGCCGTCGGCCGTCCCGACGTCGCCGGTCGATCCACCGCTGGCTGCGGCAGGCGACTCACTTGCATCGGCCCCGGCCCCGGCACTCGCCGTCGCTTCCGCCCTGGCCGGGTCCGGTTCGGTGTCGTCGCTTCCGATGTCGAAGCCGGTGTCGTCGTCGAGCCACGCCGGTTCGTCGTCCCCGGCGTCGGTCGTCCCGGCACCGAAGTCGGTTGCGCCGTCGCCGAGTTCCCACTCGTTCGCGCCGACGTCGTCGTCGACGGCACCGGCGAAGTCGAACTCCTCCGTCTCCGCGCTATCGACCTCGATCGTGCTCTCTTCTTCCACGTCGCCGAGCGCGCTCGCGAGGCCGCTCGGGACTTTCCCGCGGTACTCGTCGAACAGCGACTCCTCGGCCCGTTCGAGAATGTCCATCGAGAGGTTGTACGTCTCCGAGGTCGCATCCGGTCGCGGGACGAGTTCCTCTTTCTCCTGGTCGACGTCGATCAGCACGCTCTCCATCTCCCGGAGATCCTCGAGACTGTCCTCCAGTTGCCCGTTCGCGATGAGTGTGAGGATCGTATCCGGATCGTTGATAAAGGCCTGGACAGTCGCGGCGACCTCCGCGTACGTGTTCAGTTCGTTCCTGATGAGGTACGCGAGGATCACCTCCCGCTTGAACAGTTCGTCCTCGAGTTTCTCCGAGTTCCAGCCACGATCGAACTGGATCTCTTCTAAGGTGTTGGAGTCCCCCATCTTGAGGAACTCGTCGGTCTCGGCCTGCCACTGGTAGACGTCCTGGACGTTGATCTCGTCGTGTTCGGCCTCGTAGTGGTTGATTTCGGTCAGCGACTTGTTCCGGCGGACCTTGTTCCCCTGGACGCGGGTCTGGGTCTGGATCGAGACCAGGTCCAGCGCGGTGAACATCGTCTTCGAGACGTTGATCGGGTCCGTCGTGAACCGCTTGAGCACCTCGTCGACCGAGTCGGCGTGGAACGTGGTGTAGGTGGTGTGGCCCGTCGACATGACCTGGAACAGCGTCCGGCCCTCCTCGCCACGGATCTCACCCATCACGATGTAGTCGGGTCGCTGGCGCAGTGCGGCCTCGAGCAGGTCGAACTCGTCGACGTCACCCTGCTCGTCGTCGGCGAAGGAGGGGCGCGTGACGCTCGCGATCCAGTTTCGCTGTGGGAGTTCGACCTCGCGGGTGTCCTCGATCGAGACGATCTTCGCGCTGGACGGAATAAAGAGGGAGACGGCGTTCAGGCTCGTCGTCTTCCCGGACGCGGTACCTCCGGCGAAGATCAGGCTCTTGTGGTTCTCGATACAGAGCCAGAGGAACGCCATCTCGTCCAGGCTAAAGGTGTTCCAGTTGATGAGGTCGATCGGGGTGAACGGGACGTCCTTGAACTGCCGGATCGTGTAGTTGGTCCCGTGGTCGGACACCTCCTTGCCCAGCGTCAACTGGGCGCGCGAGCCGTCCGGGAGGGTCGCGTCGACCTGCGGCAGCCGCTTACTGATCCCCTTCCCGGAGCGCTGGGCGAGTTTGACGACGAAGTCGTCGAGTTCCTCCTCGCCGTGGTAGATGTTCGAGATGATCTGCTCGTACTCCGAGTGATAGACGAAGACCGGCGAGTTGTAGCCGTCGACGGAGATGTCCTCGACGTTGATGTCATGTTTGATCCCGTCGATCCGCTCGTAGCCGATGAAGTTGCGCTTCAGGAGGTACAGCAGTTTTTCGACCTGGTATTCGTTCAGCGTATCCGGATCGTCTTCGAGGATCGCCGGCTCCGGTCGGACCTCGATCCCCTCGAGCTGACTCGGTCCGACCTCGACCTCCTCGTCGTCCCCGTCGTCGTCAAGCAGGTTCCGCATCGTCTCGAGGATGCCGGTCGTCGCCTCGCTCGAGGTTTTCTCGAAGAGGTCGTACCGCTTCAGGAGTCGACGCGTCTCCTCCTCGATGACGTCGCGTCGTCCGTCCTCGGTCGCTTTCTCCTTGATCCCCTCCTCGGAGTACTTGATCGCCGTCCTGAGTTTGCCCGAGAGGAACTCCTGGAGTTCCATCTCGATCTCGTTCTGGTACGGCTCGATCATGTAGTACTTCTTCTCGTTTTCCTTCTCCGAGTGGAAAATAACGACGCAGGCGTAGGGTTTGTTCACCCAGTAGCGCTCGACCTCCTGGAAGTGGGTCTTCTTGTCCATCGGCACCGCCTTCTCGAGATCGTAGCGGTTGGTGACGGTGGTGTTCCCCGCGGCCGTCGAGAAGAACTCGTCCTCCTCGAGGTCCTCCTCGACGTTGACCGTCCGTTCCTCGACCACGTCGTCGAGTTCCATCGCGATGTCGTCACCGATCGAGAGGCGGTCCTCGAGCGTGTCGGGGTCGAAACCGAGCGCCTCCTCCTCGTCGTGACGAACGATCTCTCCGTCACTGTCGCGGGGTCGACTGCCGTCGTCCTCGTAGTAGTACTCCCACTTGTAGTGTTCCCACGTGTAGACGTCCTTGACGACCGGCGTCGTCTCGGGATCGACGTAGTCCAGAAATTCGTCCCAGAGAATCTCGGCGTTCGGTTTCGCGGGATCCGCGATGAGAGACTCGAGCCTGTCCGGATGAAATCCCAGGTAGGATTCGGGATCGAACTCGACCCGGTTCCAGTCCTCTCCCTGCGGAACCGGATCGATCGCGCCGTCGGTGTCGAGCCCGAGCTGATCCCCGGCGGGCCGATCGTCCGGATAGAGTTCCGAGACTTCGTCACCGTGTCCGTGTTCCTCCATGAAATCCGCCCACGTGTACTCACCGACGCGAACGCCCGTGTCCGACGCGTGGGATCGTTGGTCCTCCGACACAGAGTGGGACGCCTCGCCCTCAGAAAATTGCCCGGCATCCGCCTGGTCGGCGTCGTCAATAGCCATTGAAACCACCCTATCCCTCACCCTTCAAAAAATTCATGTACACATTACCACTTCTGATAATCCCGGGGACGGCGGACCGAACCCGTGCGTTCCGCCGTCCGGTCCTCCCGTGACCTGATACGTTCATGAGGGAGGCATACGAACCCCCGGTAAATAATTTCTAGTGTCTATGGTATTAGATTCATTACAATATCGAAACCGTCTGTATCGGTTCCGTCGAGAACCGCTATCGGGTCGGCCCCGAGGCGACGATCGCCCCGGGGGGAAGGATTACGCAACTGGGCCGACGTGATGGGAGACGATGCGTGACCTCTTCGACCTCTCCGGACGAGTCGCACTGGTGACCGGTGGCGGACGCGGTATCGGCCGCGCGATCGCCGTCGAACTGGCGAACGCGGGCGCTGCCGTCGTCCCCGTGGCCAGATCGACGGCCGAGATCGACGCCGTGGCGGATCGGATCGAGGACGACGGCGGCGACGCGCTGGCGGTCACCGCCGACGTGACCGATCCGGACGCCGTCGCGGACGCCATCGATCGAACGACGGACGCGTTCGGCGGCGTCGACGTCGTCGTCAACAACGCCGGGTTCAACCCGGACGACGCGCTCGGTCGCCCGGAAGACGTCTCGACGGCGAGCCTCGATCGGGTGCTCGACGTCAACCTGAACGGTGCCTACGAAGTCACGACGGCCGCCGCCGACGCCCTGCTCGAGAGCGACGGTGGAGCGGTGATCAACGTCGCCAGCGTCGGCGGACTTGTCGGACTGCCGCGCCAGCACCCCTACGTCGCCTCGAAGCACGGCCTCGTCGGCCTCACGAAGAGCGTGGCGATCGACTGGGCCCCCGACGTGCGGGTCAACGCGATCGCACCGGGCTACGTCTCCACGGAACTCACCGACGACCTCGAGGCCGACGACGACCTCCGGCGATCGATCCTCGATCGCACCCCGCTCGATCGGTTCGCCGACCCCGAGGAGATCGCCGGCCCGGCGGTCTTCCTCGCGAGCGACGCCGCGAGTTACGTCACCGGCGAGGTGCTCGCGGCCGACGGCGGCTGGACGGCACGGTAGGTTCTCCGGCTCCGGTCAGCCCCGTCCGGGCCCGATACCGGCTTTTCCACCGATCAAAATCGTGGCCAATTGATTAACATCGCAAGCCGATACGGTAAATAATAGAACCAGATATAAATATACTGGGTGTCGAAGTTACCGAATGGGAACGGCAGATATACTTTTCGGGCGCGCGAACGAGGGTAGTGTATGCGATACGATGACTCGGATCAGGCCCAGGAACTCGCCCAACGTGCACAAGATCTGATGGAAGAGGTCGTCCTCCCGATGGAGCGGGAGCGTCCCGGCGGGATGGCCGTCTCGAGCGGGACGATTACGAAACTCCGCGAAGCCGCACGCGAGTACGACGTCTACGCGCCACAGATCCCCGAGGAACACGGCGGGATGGGAATCGACTTCCGCGACGCACTGCCGGTCTTCGAGGAAGCCGGCCGGAGTCTGCTCGGCCCGGTGGCGATGCGCGTCGACGCGCCCGACGAGGGCAACATGCACCTGCTCGAACTGGCCGGAGACGACCTCCAGAAGGAGCAGTACCTCGATCCCCTCGTCGCGGGCGACATCAAGTCCGGCTTCTCGATGACCGAACCGATGCAGGGGGCCGGCTCCGACCCGAAGATGATCCAGACCACCGCGGAGAAAGAGGGCGACGAGTGGGTTATCGACGGCCACAAGTGGTGGACCACCCAGGGCGTCGAGGCCGACGTCCTGTTCGTCCTCGCCCGGACCGACGAGGACGCCCACCCCTACCAGGGGTGTTCGATCTTCATCGTGCCCGCGGACGCCGACGGCGTCGAGGTCGTCCGGAACGTCCCTCACATGGGCGGCGGCGCACACGGAATCTCACACGCGGAAATCGTCTACGACGACGTCCGCGTTCCCGAGGAACACCTCCTCGGTGAATTGAACCAGGGGTTCGTCCACGCACAGGAGCGACTCGGCCCTGCGCGTCTGACCCACTGCATGCGCTTCTCGGGGATGGCCCAGCGATCGCTCGACATCGCGAAGGCCTACACGAGCGAGCGGCAGGGCTTCGACTCGACGCTGTCGGACAAGCAGTCGCTGCGCCACCGTATCGCCGACGCCGAGACCCGTCTGCACGTCGCCCGGACGGCGATCCGCGACGCGGCCGATCGGATCAGCGCCGGCGAGGAGGCACGGGTGCCCGTCTCCATGTGCAAGGTCTTCACCGCCAACGTCACCCAGGACGCGATCGACCTCGCCGTCCAGTGTTGCGGGGCGAACGGTATCGGCAAGGATCTCCCGCTGTCGGACTTCTACGAGTCGGTTCGGCAGTTCCGCATCGTCGACGGGGCCGACGAGGTCCACCGCCGGGTCATCGCCCGCCACGCCTTCGACGACGTCGACGAGGCGGAACTCGAGCCCGTGACCAGGTTCGGCCAGCCGAACAGACGGTCCGGCGACGGTCACTGACGTCGCGGCACGAACAGCGCGGCCCATTTTCCAACCACTCGATCGGTCGCCGATCACTGATCCGGACGATAGCGGTACTCCGCGGCCAGGTCCGCGGGTGTGACGATCGAGAGGTCGCCGGCCGATTCCCGGTCGACGACTCGGTCGACGAGGTCCGCGAGCACGGCTTCCGAGTCGGCGTCGAGTTCGTGAAAGACGAACGAGGTGATTCCACCACGGGCTACCGTCTGATCGATCGCGTCGCGGGCCGTCTCGGCGTCCGGATGGACGACACGCGGGATCCGGTGTGGATCGGTGACGTGACCGTGGGCGACACCGCCGCCCGCGAACGCGAGGTCGTGATATTCGGCGGCGAGGCCGTAGCTCGCCGCATCGTACTGGCCCGCCGGATACGAGAAGTATCGTGCACCCTCGCCGTAGCCGTTCGCCGCGAGCCACCGCACTGCGCCGTCGACGTCGGCTCGCGCGTCGGCCACGTCGGTGAGCGCGAGTCCGCGGGCCGCGTGACTCCCGATCGTCCAGCCGGCGTCCGCGAGCGTCTCGACCTGGGCGGTCGTCAACCGGTCACCCTCGTGACGCGGGTCGGTACGGAGCCGATCGGGCGTGACGAACGTCGTCGCAGGGACGTCGTGCTCCGCGAGAATCGGGAGGGCCCGCGTGTAGTCCGTTTCGTACCCGCCGTCGAAGTGGATCATCACCGCCCCCGGATCGGGTCGGGGGACGAAGTGGAGGTCGTCGATCCACAGTTCGGACGGCCCGTCTCCGGTGTGTCGCAGTATCTCGATTCGTCTCACCTCGTCTATGGACGGCTCGCCGACGAGGCGATCGATTCCGAACTGCCGACGATCGAACGGCAGCCCGCCCACGACGCGCGTCCGGTACTCGACGAAGTCACCCGCCGCGTCGTGCAGCCGCAGACGCAGGACGAGGTCCCGATCGGCCGCGACCGCCAGTCCGGGCGCGTATCCCGTCACGTCGAGCGGCTGACTCGGCGCGTAGACGGCGCTGACTCGATCGGCCGTCTCGCTCGCCGTGAGCCGACCCGACTGCGATCCCGAAACGGCCCGCTCCCCGTCCGCTTCGAGCGATCCGCCCGCGACGAGCCACTCCTCGAGTGCCTCGAAGTCGTCGTAGGTACCTGCCTCGACGGCCACGGGATCCACGTCGGCGTCGAAATCACTCGTCCCGTCGGCGGTCTCGTTCCCTCCCGCATCGCCACCCGTCCCCAGACAGCCACCGATCGAGAGCGTTGCCGCCACGGCAACGTACCTGCGCCGTTTCATTCGGTTAGGAAACTCCCCATCGAGAGATAGGTTAGTAATGCGTCTGCTACAGCGATCGACTCCTCCGGCGCCGAATCGGCCGGCGATCGCTCCGGGCGTTCGTTACTCGTCCGATCGAGACGGAGTTCGCGGCGATCGGAGACTGGGCGTGGCGGGATTCGAACTACGTGAAGACGTGCTCACTTCGTTGCGCGCGTCTTCTCTCGATCGAATCTCCGGGCCCGTTCGCTCGTCGCGTCCGCTCCTCGCAGAACGGGCGTGGCGGGATTCGAACCCACGATCAGAAGGTTAGGAACCTCCTGCCCTCTCCGCTAGGCCACACGCCCCGGAAAAACTCAGTTGGTTTCCGTTTCGGTCTCGGTCTCTTCTTCGCTGGTGACCGGTTCGGTGTCGACGAAGTCGTCTTCTTCCTCCTCTTCCTCGAATCCGGAGTCACGCATCTCTTCGAGTTCCGTTTCGACCTTTTCACGCCCCTTCTGGAATTCGCCCATGGCCTCGCCGGTCGAGCGCGCCAACTTTGGGATCTTGTTGGCCCCGAACAGCAAGATGGCGATGAAAAGGATGATCAGCAGTTCCGGACCCCCGGGTGCGCCGGGGATGAACAGCGGTGCGATTTCGGCTACCATCTCTATGCGTGGCTTACCGACTGGCAATTATAACCTTTTTGGAGCGAGCAGCCTGACACTACCCGAATCAAACACCTTCCACCCTGAGAACAAGGTCTCTCGACGGCTTTCGGGTCGACCCACCACCCCGATTATCGCCGTCCTATCGGCTCCCTTTCAGGTACGATCCCGGGCTCGGAAGCGGCCCTGAACGGTCTGCCGTCGGGCGAACCGATCGTCACAGCGGTCGGTCAGACCCAGTTCTCGTCGCTCGTGCGCCTCGTCTCGCGGCAGGCGTAACACAACCCCAGCCGCTGATCCGTGGCCGATCGCTTCTTGTGGCCACAGTGTGTTCCCTCCCGGTCGTCGGGGTCGACCGGTCGCCGGTGACGTCCATTGGTTACCATACCCTGGTCGATATGACCCGACAGACAGTCTTTAGTCTCGTCCCTGAAATCGTCGGCGTGATACCGTCCGTCGGCTACCCGGTCCCCTCCTCCGGCGCCCTGCCCCGACACAGTCGGTCCGGACGGTGAATCGATCGACGGCCCGTCGGGCGCGTTGTTCCGCGAACGAAACTGTCTTTCCGACTTATCCGTAATGATCCGACGATGGCAACCACTGGCGACGACGCACCGGACTTCACCGCACCGCTTGCGACCGGCGACATCGAATCGTTCACCCTCTCGGACCGCCTCGACGAGGCCCCGCTCGTCCTGGCGTTCTTCCCGGGCGCGTTCACCAGCGTCTGTACCACCGAGATGTGCGAGTTCCAGGACCGCCTCGCGGCGTTCGACGACCTCGACGCGACCGTCTACGGCGTCAGCCGCGACTCCCCGTTCACGCTGAACGAGTTCCGCGCGCAGAACGACCTCGAGTTCGGCCTCATCAGCGACTACAACAAGGAGATCGTCGACGACTACGACGTCGAGATGGACTTCGCCGAGCTCGGCGTCTACGGCGTCGCCAAGCGATCGGTGTTCGTCGTCGACGGCGACGGCGAGATTTCCTACGCGTGGGTCAGCGACGATCCCGGCGTCGAACCGGAGTACGACGAGGTCGAGCAGGCGGTCGCCGACGCATCGTAATCGCCGGCGTCGCAGGGCTTTTTTAGCCAGCAGGCGACGTGTCTCTATGAGCGATTCTGCCGACGCCGAGTCCGCCGGCCGCATCTACGATCCCGACGACGACCACCCCTTCCCCGACGAGAAACTCAATCGCGTCCTCGCGTTTATCGACGAGGACGAGGAGATCCAGACCTACCTCGAGGCCCAGAACGTCAACGCCGTCGATCGGATGCGATACAACGATCACGGCACGAAGCACATCGAGATCGTCCGCAACCGCGCGCTCTGCCTGTACGACCTGCTGAAAGCCGGTGACGTCGACTTCAACGGCGCGCGCCAGCAGGACCTCGCGGAGGAAGACGAGTCGGTCATCATCGCGCTGGCGGCCACCCTCCACGACGTCGGCCACGTCGTCCACCGCGACGAGCACGTCTACTACTCGATTCCACTCGCGGCCGACATCCTCGATCGCATCCTGCCCGAGTTCTACGACGTCGCCGAGCAGGTCCGCGTCAAGGGCGAAGTCCTCCACGCGATCCTCTGTCACCACACCGCCGAGAACCCCCTGACGACCGAGGCCGGCGTCATCCGCGTCGCCGACGCCCTCGACA
Encoded here:
- a CDS encoding HD domain-containing protein translates to MSDSADAESAGRIYDPDDDHPFPDEKLNRVLAFIDEDEEIQTYLEAQNVNAVDRMRYNDHGTKHIEIVRNRALCLYDLLKAGDVDFNGARQQDLAEEDESVIIALAATLHDVGHVVHRDEHVYYSIPLAADILDRILPEFYDVAEQVRVKGEVLHAILCHHTAENPLTTEAGVIRVADALDMESGRSRIPYEHGGRGINTLSSQAISRVSLQEGDTRPVMVEIAMTNAAGVYQVDNLLKAKLRGSGLEDEIRIVAVNTNENREQLVERIEL